The following DNA comes from Papaver somniferum cultivar HN1 chromosome 4, ASM357369v1, whole genome shotgun sequence.
GAATCAAACTTTGTTTCAAGTTAAGTGGGATTTTAACCATTCTGATGTATCTGTAAGCAACAAATGTGACTGCACCGCTGGAGCAGCTTTTATTACAGAAGGGACGATACTCTTGGAAAGACCATCCCACCCCTCAGTTACCAAGATGCGCCTCAGGGCATCGAACATGCCATCCATAGTGATCCACCCGAGCTCCACTCAGGGTCCCTAAAAAGTCCTATAATCTGGAACCATTTCTTGACCACATCAAGGGCGTGGCAGACAGCTTTGGCACATGTACCAGAAACCTAACCCACATACAAAAAGCTGGAAGTTAGATAACCTTTGACTCGTAAATTTTGAACCTTGGTTGGACGATCTGAACCTGTTCAACTGCAAGGTCCAGCCATTGAAGGTGTCCGTGTCATACATAAGTTCCAAATTGCAGACTAGCACAAGGAATGATTTCCACCAAAGTCGGTGCTAATCCTGCGTATAAACCTCGAAAGCCACCATTTCTTACGAAATCAACAAAAGTAGATCTCATGGTTGTATAAACCTTTGGCTCCCCCTTGGGCGCTAAAAATGGTTCGTATCAGATCCCACAGTTGCTGCACACCCTGCTAATGCTCCACTTAAGTAACACAAGTAAGGGGACTCACCATGAGTATTGCTGGGACAGTATCACGCCAAAACCCGGTAAACCTTCTTCTATGAGAATGTCTTAGTTGCTTACATCATCCCAGTATATTTTGACGACTTGTACATCTCTTTACGAAGTAATGCCCAGATGAAGTTGGCTCCAGTTGAACCTGAAATCTAAATGGGGATGTTATGGTTTGAGATATGCCACCGGAAATAGCCCCAGCTGCGGTATCAATTAGCTTGTTTAAACAGCCTTGGCTCTTCCATCGCTTAAAAGACAACTCAGGCACAATGCTAACAACACTTGGAAGAATGGAAATGCGAAAGaaaagcagaatatattgcaaTGGATAGCCAGGAAATGGATTTctaatataatcatcaataacaaGTACACTAGAATACAACTATAGAGCAGACTAGACTAGGACAGTAGATAAGCATTTTCAACTGTGGGTCAATTTCATGGTGAAATCCCATATTTTCTTGGCTAAATTTCATACCTTGAGCTTTTGAGTTCCTTTTTTGAAATGTTGTTCTCCACTATGCATTTACACCTCTTGACATTACGATGTGAAACAATGTAGTATATCATTGATTCCATGCATAACCAAATGTGACCCATGAGGACAGATAAAAAAAGCTATGACAAATGTGACCTTTTGTTATCTGGGCTAAACTGTCAATGGCaaagaaaaaagagataaaaaaactATCTACGACGACCGCAGTAATGCACATAAGAGCATCACATTACAGAAACATATTCAAGCATGGTGGATCAATTTCATGCTGAAATCCCATAGTTTCTTAGCTAATTCTGTATCTTGGGCTTTGGGGTCTGATTTTGAGATGTTGTTGTCTTCAAAATATTCCCCACTTACACCTTTGACGTTCGGATGTAACGCAATATAGCATGTTGTTGATGCCCCCTACAATAAATCAATCATACACCATGAAAAATCAGACCACCAAATTTGTGATTAATGTATCATTTTGAAAAGGTAGCAGTAGCACTTTGTCAAGTACTACGGTACATTGAAGATGTAGAATCAGAATAGCCAATTCAAATCTATAACCTTTTTTCAATCTTAAAAAGTTAACAAATTGTATAATCTTTTGCACCAAAAAAATGTGTATTATAGTGTAACAATACCAACCTGTTGCGCATTTTTAAAAACCAATTTTCCCAGCGTCGAAACAAATCCTGCATTGAACCAGCAGCAGAAGAGTATGAATAGATTTTTAGGCCAAATGATTCATTTCAAAGCAATTTGTGAGGTTTTtgaaataataacaaaaattaacttgaaaatgtTATACAAGTGAGGAAATTTTACCACTTAAAAAGGTATTGCGAAAAATATTGGTCGCTACAGCTCCTGGATGAAGAGAATTTGCTGTTACTTGAACCCCATCCTCCTGTTCATCAAAccactaaaattaaaataaacacCAATTCACTGAAGATGAGTTCAAAATATTGTTGTTTCCACCTCCCTCAAAACTATACCTTGAGGCATCTTGCAAGCTCATTAGCGTGCAGTATATTCGCGAGTTTCGATTGTGAGTATGATTTCCAGATATTATACCTGTTGGTTAGAGAgacaaaaaaatgttgaaaaagaTCCATTAACTGAAGTATTACTAGAGATTTTACCAGCATTTGGTTGCAATGTTGAAAATGTGACTGCTCAATCTCACGAGCAGATTTACTCTGACAGCGCACTGTTGACTCAATTATTCATTGATCCATgtagcaaaaaaaaattcttaaaaagaATTTACATACCCTAATTCATCGTTGAGTTTATCAAAACGAATCCCTTCGTCATAGGAAAACTTGTGTAAGTCAGATGAGAGGTTGATAATTCTTCCTTCTATGTTACTTTGGCAGGCCGTGTTTTTCATGGTTTCTAGTAAAAGTTCAGTCAAAAGAAAATGACCTGcgagagaaaaaaatcaaaatactaATATAAAGACAAATCATCTCAAGTTTATTTCAAAGAATATCTTTCTTCCTTGAAAAGATTAACAGGACAAACTGTTTGATTTCTAAGTGCATTGACGAACTGCAAAATATAGATAATAAATTGTTGCAATAACATCAATCTCCATGAGCAAATTTTCCTGTTTAGGACTTGTTTAAGGCATGGCACATAGAAAGCACTACAAATGGTGTCAATACCTAAATGATTTGTTGCAAACACCAGCTCTATATTGTCTTCGGAAAGCTTGAAGGAGGTCCCAACTCCTGCATTGTTACTGCAACAACAAATAATGTCAGGAATCAATACTAATTCAACTTAAggacactgaaaaatcatctaaTATACTCACATAAGAATATTAAGTGGAAGATCAAGGGAATTGAATTCAGTCGCAAATTTTCCCACTGACGCCATGGAGCTAAGATCTAACTCCATCACTTCAACTTTGGCATCATGGTTTTCTTTTACTATTGCATCTTTGACAGCTCTACCTGCAGTCATATTCCTTACCGCCATGATTACATGAGCTCCACGCAACGCAAGAACACGTGCAGTCTCAACACCAATACCACTTGATGCACCTACAAATCAAACTCCAAATTCAGAAAAGATACACAAATTCCATAATCAAAGAGCACAATGTCTCAAAGTCTATACAACCGACCATAAAGCTCACAATAAAAAATACTCCGAAAAGATCATCAAAACCAGGGATTTGCAAATAAAACTGATTAAGCTATGCCATCAGAGGCGACTGCACAACCTACCCTTACATATCATGTCAGTTTTGCACATAAGCCACAAAGCCTAAACAGAAGTAACATATATAGCTGGCACTAACTGATGAAATTCAACGGGGATATGTTTAGGGGCACAGCCTAGGAGACAATTAGGCACGCCTAGACGCCTACCCACACAAACCATTATATTCACTTCAAAgaggaagaaaaaagagaaaatcaacAAAGATGAGAACTTTTTGTTACCAGTGACAATAGCAGTAAGAGCAGATGCATCGATTCCATGAGTTACTTCCTCAGCTGTAGTAGAAGATGAAAACCCAGATGGACCATTTTTGCTTCTTCTAAACAACCACATAACTGAGttttttttcaatcaaattcTGAATCTCATTAATCTTCAATATGATAAACAAAGAAATTAACCTTTAAGTATATCCAATTAGCTTCCTCAAGCTCCGAATCGCTTGATCTTTCTGcctcaaaaaaagaaaattaccGGAGAAATCGAGGGAATCCTCAGTACCAataatttttagtattttttttttctttttcccgaTCGGCGTAATTTTTGATATGGGTTTTGGAAGAAATTATACTAATATCAAGTCCAAGTCAAGTAAAACGGACTTCGACAAGGATTAAGATTTGGTAGGAGGGTTGTTTCTGGACTATCGTTGTTGTAATGGAGCTTTAGAGGGTTGACAACTTGACAATGGGATACCGCCGCAATCGTTTATAAGCCGACTGTTACCCTGTTTTAGGGAGGGATGCCGAAATTACCTTCTCTGAAATGTGCGTAATCGGTAAAAATCACCTCATTTTAAGGCGATGGAATCTAAAACTTTGGGTAGTCGGATAAGAATACCTGGCTAGTTTGAGGCCTACCCATTTACTTGGAAGATTATTATTGGGCGTCAccatccaatagaggggcttcacttgaaTATTTAGTGACCAAAAATTTGGTTATGGGgtacttttgattcaatagcAACTGTCCAAACTACCCTTCAACtactcttcttttttctttcctctTTCTCTTCATCCTCTTTACCGTAAATCCATTTGAATTCATTTCATCAAACAaacccatggtgtatgtaaggTAATAATCAAACAAAACCATCTTTGTTTACtcgtttttgtgcttaaaataggttAGACTGAATGAAATTGAAGTAAAATTACGGTTTCAGTAACGTTTCTGCTAGTGTTACGTCTAGGTTTGGTGCTTTTTTTCTAGACGTAATTTTAGTTTATGAAGAAATCACGGCCAGGCTTGGaataattccaaccgtagaattttatttgcatgtagttttacgtctaggttccttttaattccaaccgtagaaattgattttatgtccaggtttggattgattccaactgtagaaattggttttacgtctaggtttggattgattccaaccgtagaaacaGGTTTTACgcccaggttccttttaattccaaccgtaaaaattgaatttacgtccaggtttggattgattccaaccgtagaaacaggttttacgtccaggtttgggttggaatccaaccgtaaaaatcaattattatctaattaaattaaattaaaattaacgaAAGAGTTGttcggtcattacaaaattatttgagataaggggtttttgatattacttctgggtgacccattttttttcctattaggtgagcccctctaatggaatgtgacgtcCCATTTTTGTCCTATTGTTCACAATTATATGTagtataaggggtgtctaagttAGATGAAATTATAAGATTACCCTCCATTAAATCTTTATTCCTCATGCTTCCTCCATCAACAACTGATTCCTTCTctgttctttttattttttctttcattttcggACTAAAACATCGCCAATTGTCGATGATACAAAAAATAATTGatcatttattttttcttctatgTGACGACCGGTACTTTTTTTATCTCAGTAAATAGTTTTATGTATCTGTCTTTCAGATATATCGGAGGTTCCTTATATCTTCGTGCCAAGAAAACAACTTATTGACCCCTAACCTAGAACTGTTATTCTGCATGCAAGTCTCAAGGAAAATCTCCTATAACTCCTCAAAAGTGGATCGTCTCGGGAGTGAGTAAAACCAGGTCAGAGCTTTACATTCGAAGCTAGCTGGGAAGAATTTTCACATTAGCACATCACCTCTCTCCACTGCAATAATGTCATTCCATAAGTCTTAATATGCCTTTTTTGCATCTTTTGTTTCGAATCGGGACACAAAGGTTGGAAGAGTGCACTTTGCTAGGAATTCGGCCTCTATCAGCTCTCGCGTAAAAAGGGTTCTTTCAGCTTCTGTGATCATCTTCGTAAATTTTTCATTCCCCTTTCTCGCTTATCTTCCTGACGATATTCTCCAGGTTCTTGATTTTATCTCTCATTTTTCTCGCGCATTCATTATCTTCGAGGTATATCCCTTCTCCGGAGCTTACATTCTCTTGAGTCTCATATCGTCATTAAGGTGATCTTATAAGGGATAGCTCGTCCGACTGGGGGACTGACTTCTTACAACCCTCGGTTCTGGGTAAATTTTTGTTCTAGAATAGCTCGCTTCACGTTATCCTCTTTGGAAAATGTGTCTTTGTTATAGCCATCGTCGCCCGGGGTTtctctctatcttcttcttctatggGCATTCCTTCTTCGAAGACAGTTGTTTTCTTGTTTTATAGCGAGGTTCCTTTTCTTCCAAAGTTTCTCATTATTTTTCGTGCTTAGTTAGCTTACTAAAATCCGGTTCAGAGAGAAATCGACACTCTCGCAACTTGATAGATGTTACACGGGTCGTAACGTCTCTTTCCAGGGCGTGCTTCTTCCCTAGTTGGATCTGGCGTATTCTTTCCATGTCCATTTGGTTTAGCATCTCAACTTTCATTCTTCGCCAATACTCCTGTTCATACGTGATTTTTCGTGCCTCTTCATCAACCGTGTTGGACGCAATCTGACCATTTTATTAATACTGTTATGCATCATCAATTGGGTTCTCTTCACGTTATAAGGTGTTATATTCTGGGCAGATTTGACTCCTAGTTCACTAGTAGCATTCGAGGTATGGGTCTAGGAACTGCTTTAGGTCGTGCAGGTGGATTACTTTCTTGTCTCGATGTAGTGATTCCCTCTTGCGTACTTTCTCCATTAATGATGGAGATGGCTACATATATTCCACGTCGGGGCAGAAGAACTTGTCGCCTGGTCCATTGCAAAGTTCGCGTCTCTTTCTTCAAGTTTGAAAAGACCaggtatccaaatacaccacaatctttttttttcaacctataagtcctcttaccgaaagtgatcgtctatcgaCAGAGtctagacaatacaactaatcgataatcacactttgtgtgattgtctatgaatacaagatcgagacaataagacTACCAAAGTATGATACTTAATAATAGGTTCCGActcaaccaaactctataggatcactatcaagtatatcgtagttaacatttgtgtaatttacattaaattatataaaaaatataattgtggaaaacaaaagtaaatcacacagcaagattttgttaacgaggaaaaccccaggacctagtccagaattgaatactctcagaattaagcctctatacaaaatatacaccaacttcgtatagttgagactaagaaactacccctagttcacttagtttcctcagtatccctgcacttcCGACTTTGAAGGTCatgcactggtacaattcctttggatcatattccaaacagcaaaggaacaacaaatatttcttttcaatataaggatatctcaagtcatatgcaaaggctattccgtttaatctaataaattcttttcctggttagatcaatctatccaataactacaaaagtagttaagtttagattcgcaatcaatcaatatagatctcaacgagaagctataaagtgatgtcgatctcacgcaacta
Coding sequences within:
- the LOC113274537 gene encoding short-chain dehydrogenase TIC 32, chloroplastic-like translates to MWLFRRSKNGPSGFSSSTTAEEVTHGIDASALTAIVTGASSGIGVETARVLALRGAHVIMAVRNMTAGRAVKDAIVKENHDAKVEVMELDLSSMASVGKFATEFNSLDLPLNILINNAGVGTSFKLSEDNIELVFATNHLGHFLLTELLLETMKNTACQSNIEGRIINLSSDLHKFSYDEGIRFDKLNDELGYNIWKSYSQSKLANILHANELARCLKEDGVQVTANSLHPGAVATNIFRNTFLSGFVSTLGKLVFKNAQQGASTTCYIALHPNVKGVSGEYFEDNNISKSDPKAQDTELAKKLWDFSMKLIHHA